In Streptomyces sp. NBC_01551, one DNA window encodes the following:
- a CDS encoding DUF6339 family protein, with protein sequence MSFLYPRLLSAQAKPLFEGYGRLEIPELTGRVADAHDAAVYVATGGDRVSPARLRELRELVLGLAEQAGFPGESDRARRAQFDLKLAVLLHKEMDMVPAEAAAPDVWAFLALVLLPDVAFWRYPKPPGDRVLGTDLTRHVLGRLWWRAQLVHSPDRPEPYDALDILGEAAFDQIYARRAALGGSAHLVRAILRVWSGLDLTSVTERDTLRDFLKRLLRLAPFVLFDGVEEDALDEELRRVAMESVEAQRGVGGVRAESAADAGSRAVAAASSEPGASSTPSLPRQDRRVPATPRRFTSVEICAGAGAQALGLERAGFDPVVLIDSKADACFTIDLNRPAWDVICMDLSHFRPDDRPEILGVDLVSGGLPRVKSSATVGRAEDNEERNVLNRAVQLALRIRPKAVLLENLPELVEGENFADERQWIEAELRSMGYQPRWRVLNAADFGVPQNRNSGFLVALRHEYAAGFVWPEPDHEVPPTVGDVLGPSMAGGGWPGAAQWTKEADRIAPALVGGSERRGGADLGPTGSKKAWAALRVNGTSLGDSVPDSAFPEDGSPRLTLDQAALIQAFPEDWRFSGGKTSRYRQIGHAMPPPLAAAVGRAIAAALHD encoded by the coding sequence ATGAGTTTCCTCTACCCTCGGCTGCTCTCCGCGCAGGCCAAGCCCCTCTTCGAGGGCTACGGGCGACTGGAGATCCCGGAGCTGACCGGCCGCGTGGCCGATGCCCACGACGCGGCGGTCTACGTGGCCACCGGCGGGGACCGGGTATCGCCCGCTCGACTTCGCGAACTGCGCGAACTCGTCCTGGGCCTGGCGGAGCAGGCGGGATTTCCGGGTGAAAGCGACCGGGCCCGCAGGGCGCAGTTCGACCTGAAGCTGGCCGTCCTCCTGCACAAGGAGATGGACATGGTGCCGGCCGAGGCGGCCGCGCCCGATGTCTGGGCCTTCCTTGCCCTGGTGTTGTTGCCCGATGTCGCCTTCTGGCGCTATCCGAAGCCGCCGGGGGACCGAGTCCTCGGCACCGATCTGACCCGGCACGTGTTGGGGCGACTGTGGTGGAGGGCGCAACTCGTCCATTCCCCCGACCGCCCTGAGCCGTACGACGCCCTCGACATCCTCGGGGAGGCGGCGTTCGACCAGATTTACGCACGTCGGGCGGCTCTGGGCGGGAGCGCTCATCTCGTCCGGGCGATCCTGCGGGTTTGGAGTGGGCTCGACCTCACCTCCGTCACCGAGCGTGACACCTTGCGCGACTTTCTCAAGAGGCTGCTCAGGCTGGCGCCGTTCGTCCTCTTCGACGGGGTGGAGGAAGACGCCCTGGACGAAGAGCTGCGCAGGGTGGCCATGGAATCCGTCGAGGCGCAGCGCGGTGTCGGCGGGGTGAGAGCGGAGTCCGCGGCGGATGCGGGCAGCCGCGCCGTGGCAGCCGCCTCGTCCGAACCCGGAGCGTCCTCGACTCCCTCCTTGCCCCGACAGGATCGCCGGGTCCCGGCCACCCCTCGCCGTTTCACGTCGGTGGAGATCTGCGCGGGCGCGGGCGCCCAAGCCCTCGGCCTCGAGCGCGCGGGATTCGATCCGGTCGTCCTGATCGACAGCAAGGCCGATGCGTGCTTCACGATCGACCTCAACCGGCCGGCTTGGGACGTCATCTGCATGGACCTGAGTCACTTTCGGCCCGACGACCGGCCGGAGATCCTCGGCGTCGATCTTGTGAGCGGTGGACTGCCACGGGTGAAGTCCTCCGCCACCGTCGGCCGCGCCGAGGACAACGAGGAACGGAACGTCCTGAACCGCGCCGTGCAACTGGCGCTCCGGATAAGGCCGAAGGCCGTCCTGCTGGAGAACCTGCCGGAACTGGTGGAGGGCGAGAACTTCGCCGACGAGCGCCAGTGGATCGAGGCCGAGCTGCGGAGCATGGGATATCAGCCGCGGTGGCGCGTCCTGAACGCCGCGGACTTCGGAGTGCCGCAGAACCGAAACAGTGGCTTCCTCGTGGCCCTGCGCCACGAGTACGCCGCCGGCTTCGTCTGGCCCGAGCCGGACCACGAGGTTCCTCCGACGGTCGGCGACGTCCTCGGCCCGTCCATGGCCGGCGGCGGGTGGCCGGGGGCGGCGCAATGGACCAAGGAGGCCGATCGGATCGCGCCCGCTCTAGTCGGGGGCTCGGAGCGACGGGGCGGCGCCGACCTGGGGCCGACGGGAAGCAAGAAGGCATGGGCCGCCCTTCGGGTCAACGGGACCAGCCTCGGAGACAGTGTCCCCGACTCCGCATTCCCCGAGGACGGCTCGCCGCGACTGACTCTGGACCAGGCCGCACTGATCCAGGCCTTCCCGGAGGACTGGCGCTTTTCCGGCGGCAAGACGTCCCGGTATCGGCAGATCGGCCATGCCATGCCCCCGCCGCTCGCGGCCGCCGTCGGGCGGGCCATCGCAGCGGCTCTCCACGACTAG
- a CDS encoding PD-(D/E)XK motif protein has product MSEETFRRVMAQSWAGLEAEAPTGDGRLRVAPLPVDVVHGPLAVGIDYEGRRHILIPIPSDRRLRAGIDGPGLRLRKRPLEDEDTYQYYADLSCLRDDLGDLFTELCVDIMSAAEDLPENPVKALYRVLDRWRSLFRTQGTLLGPDQLAGLFGELTVLHRLLELDPSAHRLWSGPDGHRHDFSGATDAVEVKTSTVDEGRRARIHGLDQLEAPTGGELSLVWLGLRRAAGPTVGESVPGLVDRLLRLCDDESALLDSLARVGYRVTDAERYQDTWFVVREERWYRVGPEFPGLTAQALTAAGVPVAVLDVSYTVDLSGAVPLPMEPSEASRTVASLLQGAA; this is encoded by the coding sequence GTGAGCGAGGAGACTTTCCGTCGGGTCATGGCGCAGAGCTGGGCAGGGCTGGAGGCCGAGGCGCCCACGGGCGACGGGCGTCTGCGTGTCGCCCCGCTTCCGGTCGACGTTGTCCATGGACCGCTCGCGGTCGGGATCGACTACGAGGGCCGACGCCACATCCTGATACCGATCCCCTCCGACAGGCGGCTGCGCGCCGGTATCGACGGCCCGGGTCTGCGTCTGCGCAAGCGGCCGTTGGAGGACGAGGACACGTATCAGTACTACGCAGACCTCTCCTGCCTGCGCGACGACCTGGGTGATCTGTTCACCGAGTTGTGCGTCGACATCATGAGTGCCGCGGAGGACCTGCCCGAGAACCCGGTCAAAGCGCTGTACCGCGTGTTGGACCGGTGGCGGTCTCTCTTCCGCACGCAGGGGACGCTGCTGGGGCCGGACCAACTCGCGGGTCTGTTCGGCGAACTCACCGTTTTGCACCGGCTGCTGGAGCTGGACCCGAGCGCACACCGCCTGTGGTCGGGTCCCGACGGCCACCGCCACGACTTCTCTGGTGCGACCGATGCCGTCGAGGTGAAGACGAGCACGGTCGATGAGGGCAGGCGAGCCCGGATACACGGCCTTGACCAGCTCGAAGCGCCCACGGGCGGAGAACTGTCGCTCGTATGGCTGGGGCTGCGGCGCGCGGCCGGCCCCACCGTGGGGGAGAGTGTCCCCGGGCTCGTCGATCGACTGCTGCGTCTGTGCGACGACGAGAGTGCCCTTCTCGACTCGCTGGCCCGCGTCGGATATCGCGTGACGGACGCCGAGAGGTACCAGGACACTTGGTTCGTCGTACGCGAGGAACGGTGGTACCGGGTGGGCCCGGAGTTCCCCGGACTGACCGCGCAGGCGCTCACGGCGGCGGGCGTGCCCGTGGCCGTGCTGGACGTCTCCTACACCGTCGACCTGTCGGGCGCGGTCCCCCTTCCCATGGAACCGTCCGAGGCCTCCCGGACGGTCGCGAGTCTGTTGCAGGGAGCCGCGTGA
- a CDS encoding MFS transporter, producing the protein MTGTSEQTRPRPRIFADLTPLRTSPHYRRLWFGGTISWMGQAMTALAISLQVYEITGSSFSVGLVGLFSLVPLVAFGLYGGAIADTVDRRKLGLYSSTGLAALSIALAGAALLDYHRVWLLYSVVALQAVCGALNGPARSAMIPRLLPAEQLPAANALNSVTMTSGTMLGPVLGGVIVGWWGYQAAYLIDAVTFCAALYAVWRLPAMLPEREGDKRGRASVLDGLRFLGTRPNIRMTFFSDMAAMVLAQPKALFPAIAVLWYGGDAKTVGLLVAAPAVGALLGGLFSGWQGRIRRHGLAILISVAAWGLAIAVFGLTRNLWLGLFFLALAGWADTISMVFRSTMMQAATPDEMRGRLQGVFIVVVAGGPRLGDFLAGTTADLTSPAVAITGGGLGCVLVLLLLALRWRDFARYDARSPQA; encoded by the coding sequence GTGACTGGTACTTCCGAGCAAACCCGCCCCCGGCCGCGCATATTCGCGGACCTGACCCCGCTCCGTACCTCCCCGCACTACCGACGGCTGTGGTTCGGCGGCACCATCTCCTGGATGGGCCAGGCGATGACCGCCCTCGCGATCTCGCTCCAGGTCTACGAGATCACCGGGTCCAGCTTCTCCGTCGGACTGGTCGGCCTCTTCTCGCTCGTCCCGCTCGTCGCCTTCGGACTGTACGGCGGGGCCATCGCCGACACCGTCGACCGGCGCAAGCTGGGCCTCTACAGCTCCACCGGTCTCGCCGCGCTGTCGATCGCGCTGGCCGGCGCCGCGCTCCTCGACTACCACCGGGTCTGGCTGCTGTACTCGGTCGTCGCGCTCCAGGCGGTCTGCGGGGCGCTCAACGGGCCGGCCCGCTCCGCGATGATCCCGCGCCTGCTGCCGGCCGAGCAGCTGCCCGCCGCGAACGCGCTGAACTCCGTGACCATGACCTCCGGGACGATGCTCGGCCCGGTGCTCGGCGGGGTCATCGTCGGCTGGTGGGGCTACCAGGCGGCGTACCTGATCGACGCCGTCACCTTCTGCGCCGCGCTCTACGCGGTGTGGCGGCTGCCCGCGATGCTGCCCGAGCGGGAGGGAGACAAGCGCGGGCGGGCCTCGGTACTGGACGGACTGCGCTTCCTCGGCACCCGGCCGAACATCCGGATGACCTTCTTCTCCGACATGGCCGCCATGGTGCTGGCCCAGCCGAAGGCGCTGTTCCCGGCCATCGCCGTGCTCTGGTACGGCGGCGACGCCAAGACCGTCGGCCTTCTGGTGGCGGCCCCCGCCGTCGGTGCGCTGCTGGGCGGGCTGTTCTCCGGCTGGCAGGGCCGGATCCGCCGGCACGGGCTGGCGATCCTGATCTCCGTGGCCGCCTGGGGGCTGGCCATCGCCGTCTTCGGGCTCACCCGGAACCTGTGGCTCGGGCTGTTCTTCCTGGCCCTGGCGGGCTGGGCCGACACCATCTCCATGGTGTTCCGCTCCACGATGATGCAGGCCGCGACCCCGGACGAGATGCGCGGGCGCCTGCAGGGCGTGTTCATCGTGGTCGTCGCGGGCGGGCCCCGGCTCGGTGACTTCCTCGCCGGGACCACCGCCGACCTGACCTCCCCGGCGGTGGCGATCACGGGCGGCGGGCTGGGATGCGTACTGGTGCTGCTCCTGCTGGCCCTGCGCTGGCGCGACTTCGCCCGGTACGACGCGAGGTCGCCGCAGGCGTGA
- a CDS encoding Z1 domain-containing protein, giving the protein MTDEFNDNYETFVALLDRFPPVEAVKRLESFGVSQDVMQRIRERHEADTIRIKELEEPQSVVLGNRDTWYTGPQPGDKYWPAIAELLRKDGWPQEPAIRSLDDSSTRITSLLNHPKERAFTTKGLVVGYVQSGKTTSFTSVMAKAADRGYKLFIVLAGIHNGLRRQTQARLVQQLVEPNPSRWSQLTGLDKDFTPLQNPAAYFGSSNNTHVLCVVKKNATVLRKLSRWLESASDYLKDCPALIIDDEADQATVATKSINPLILSIMKSLPKSAYVGYTASPFANLLIDPSSQDLYPEHFVVNLPKPKGHFGTEVLFGRYALDGEDPNEVDDGHDMIRSVPEDDVPCVRPMTRDEVEGFEPVITDTLRRAVEYFWLVTAARRVRGTGNPHNTMLIHTSVNTSVHNSFRGPLLHLRKRVAQSLTDTTAVEGLRRLWEEETARVPAEEFGEKPVLFDELLQVLPAVLDDCRVIMDNSSSEDRLDYENGPVVAIAVGGNTLSRGLTLEGLSVSYFVRAVSAYDTLLQMGRWFGFRNGYADLPRIWMTDELAEWFRHLATVETEMRRDIDVYLTESEDPLTFAVRLRTHPSLRVTAAAKMRDAVTAASSYSGRRVQTHYFQTDAAWLRRNAEAAHTLIEASVATSVRADECPEDGRYVFRDVPHGAVVDFLQTYKFHEDSPENDADLIIGYIRKRVSNAGSLGRWNIAVIGNPAGEKDYTFGPDVTVGRITRARLKSKGAKVGTVDIKTLMSRRDAAVDLTGETSRLNEAGIKELRKAQAPDTGLLVLYPIDKDSEPHPSKEGSREALGAEEHVIGVGLVFPESVGKDSTVEKYISAKLPMGLLEEEDVFSLLEGEDT; this is encoded by the coding sequence ATGACCGATGAGTTCAACGACAACTACGAGACGTTCGTGGCCCTTCTCGATCGTTTCCCTCCGGTTGAGGCAGTGAAGCGGTTGGAGTCATTCGGCGTCAGCCAGGACGTCATGCAGCGCATCCGCGAGCGACACGAGGCCGATACGATCCGGATCAAGGAGCTCGAGGAGCCGCAGTCCGTGGTCCTCGGCAACCGGGACACCTGGTACACAGGGCCGCAGCCGGGGGACAAGTACTGGCCGGCGATCGCGGAACTGCTCCGGAAGGACGGTTGGCCACAGGAGCCCGCGATCCGCAGCCTTGACGACTCCTCCACGCGGATCACCTCCCTCCTCAATCACCCCAAGGAACGGGCCTTCACCACGAAGGGCCTGGTCGTCGGCTACGTTCAGTCGGGCAAGACGACCAGCTTCACCTCGGTCATGGCGAAGGCAGCGGATCGCGGCTACAAGCTGTTCATCGTCCTCGCCGGCATCCACAACGGCCTCCGGCGCCAAACCCAGGCGCGGCTCGTCCAGCAGCTGGTGGAACCGAACCCCTCGCGGTGGTCCCAGCTGACGGGGCTCGACAAGGATTTCACCCCGCTGCAGAACCCGGCCGCCTATTTCGGCAGCAGCAACAACACCCATGTCCTGTGCGTGGTCAAGAAGAACGCCACGGTGCTGCGCAAGCTGTCCCGATGGCTGGAGAGCGCCTCGGACTACCTCAAGGACTGCCCGGCGCTGATCATCGATGACGAGGCCGACCAGGCGACGGTGGCGACGAAATCGATCAACCCGCTCATCCTGTCCATCATGAAGTCTCTGCCGAAGTCCGCCTATGTGGGCTACACGGCCTCCCCCTTTGCGAACCTCCTTATCGACCCGAGCAGCCAGGACCTCTATCCCGAGCACTTCGTCGTCAACCTGCCCAAGCCGAAGGGACACTTCGGTACGGAGGTCCTGTTCGGCCGCTACGCACTCGACGGTGAGGATCCGAACGAGGTCGACGACGGTCACGACATGATCAGGTCCGTTCCAGAGGATGACGTGCCGTGCGTGCGTCCCATGACGCGGGACGAGGTCGAAGGCTTCGAGCCCGTGATCACTGACACGCTGCGACGCGCCGTCGAGTATTTCTGGCTGGTCACAGCAGCTCGGCGGGTGCGCGGAACGGGAAACCCGCACAACACGATGCTGATCCACACCAGCGTCAACACCTCCGTGCACAACAGCTTCAGGGGGCCTCTGCTGCACTTGCGCAAGCGTGTTGCCCAGTCCCTGACGGACACCACAGCCGTCGAAGGACTTCGACGACTGTGGGAAGAGGAGACCGCGCGCGTCCCGGCCGAGGAGTTCGGCGAGAAGCCCGTGCTGTTCGACGAACTGCTCCAAGTGTTGCCGGCAGTCCTGGACGACTGCCGGGTCATCATGGACAACTCCAGCAGTGAAGACCGCCTCGACTACGAGAACGGTCCGGTCGTCGCCATCGCGGTCGGCGGCAATACCCTTTCCCGCGGTCTCACGCTCGAAGGTCTCTCCGTCAGCTACTTCGTCCGCGCCGTCTCCGCCTACGACACCCTGCTGCAGATGGGTCGCTGGTTCGGTTTCCGCAACGGCTACGCCGATCTGCCCAGGATCTGGATGACGGACGAGCTCGCCGAGTGGTTCCGTCACCTCGCCACGGTGGAGACCGAGATGCGGCGCGACATCGACGTCTACCTGACCGAAAGCGAGGACCCCCTCACCTTCGCCGTCCGTCTGCGGACACATCCGTCCCTGAGGGTGACCGCGGCCGCGAAAATGCGCGACGCCGTCACAGCTGCCTCTTCCTACAGCGGCCGGCGCGTGCAGACCCACTACTTCCAGACCGACGCGGCGTGGCTGCGCCGGAATGCCGAGGCCGCGCACACGCTGATCGAGGCCTCGGTGGCCACTTCCGTGCGGGCCGATGAATGCCCTGAGGACGGCCGGTACGTTTTCCGCGACGTACCTCACGGGGCGGTCGTCGACTTCCTGCAGACCTACAAGTTCCACGAGGACTCCCCGGAGAACGACGCCGACCTGATCATCGGCTACATCCGCAAGCGGGTCTCGAACGCCGGTTCCTTGGGGCGGTGGAACATCGCCGTCATCGGCAATCCGGCCGGGGAGAAGGACTACACCTTTGGGCCCGACGTGACCGTCGGCCGCATCACGCGTGCCCGGCTCAAGAGCAAGGGTGCCAAGGTCGGCACGGTGGACATCAAGACGCTGATGAGCCGCCGCGATGCGGCCGTCGACCTGACCGGGGAGACGTCACGGCTCAACGAGGCGGGCATCAAGGAACTACGAAAGGCCCAGGCGCCGGACACCGGTCTCCTGGTGCTGTACCCGATCGACAAGGACTCCGAGCCGCACCCCTCCAAGGAGGGGTCACGTGAGGCGCTGGGGGCCGAAGAACATGTGATCGGCGTCGGACTCGTGTTCCCCGAGTCGGTGGGCAAGGACAGCACCGTGGAGAAGTACATCTCCGCCAAGCTCCCCATGGGTCTGCTTGAAGAGGAGGACGTGTTCAGTCTCCTCGAGGGCGAGGACACGTGA
- a CDS encoding YtxH domain-containing protein, which produces MRYKIAFALGLGVGYVLGTRAGRERYEQLRKSARQVAQNPAVRNAAESAGQTGRQFAGKAFAAVSDKVGDAVPGSLAGRVRGLRDRVGGGSGAEDDWGTSNT; this is translated from the coding sequence ATGCGGTACAAGATCGCTTTCGCGCTCGGACTGGGCGTCGGCTACGTGCTCGGGACCCGGGCGGGGCGGGAGCGGTACGAGCAGCTGCGGAAGTCCGCGCGCCAGGTCGCGCAGAACCCCGCGGTGCGCAACGCGGCCGAGAGCGCCGGGCAGACCGGCCGCCAGTTCGCCGGGAAGGCCTTCGCCGCCGTGAGCGACAAGGTCGGCGACGCGGTGCCGGGCTCGCTGGCCGGACGGGTGCGCGGGCTGCGCGACCGGGTCGGCGGTGGCTCCGGCGCCGAGGACGACTGGGGTACGAGCAACACCTGA
- a CDS encoding DNA cytosine methyltransferase, translating to MREPRSHTSDPITVVDLFSGCGGFTQGFHEFRPAGANDGGPVFHSLAAVEHNRAAAATYAANFGSGRTDTSLPQARVHVGPIEEWEPTAAELDVDVVVGGPPCQGFSALNRDKKGVERNRLWEEYVRVVRTIRPKVFVIENVVDFVKSDEFLNLLGEVGEGGQLEDYVLVDPPGHQLGEKAEVKNKRYVLNSADHGAVQARKRAIVIGVRRDAVQDRRMSYPVATHKQPPKSAKGNGVQAFDGLDGAVGHWQPVGSVFAESKKLSIRGTELPNREKRIAEIDSEIAGTFSTTELHIGRNPKPLSIARYKAIPPGGNRKDLRGKWFTVEESGDVQVFDVPNPPGVTTPVEYLSTESWDRHTNGTGDVMGRLRTSAPSVTIRTEFFKPEKGRYLHPTELRPITHYEAARIQGFPRTFRWCGSKNEIATQIGNAVPIPLGTAIASAIHAFLRG from the coding sequence ATGCGCGAACCCCGTTCCCACACCTCCGACCCGATCACCGTCGTGGATCTCTTCTCCGGCTGTGGCGGCTTCACCCAGGGGTTCCACGAATTCCGGCCCGCCGGAGCGAACGACGGGGGGCCGGTCTTCCACAGCCTCGCGGCCGTCGAGCACAACAGGGCCGCCGCCGCGACCTACGCGGCGAACTTCGGCAGCGGCCGGACCGACACGAGCCTGCCGCAGGCGCGGGTGCACGTCGGCCCGATCGAGGAGTGGGAGCCGACGGCGGCCGAACTCGACGTGGACGTGGTGGTCGGCGGTCCGCCCTGTCAGGGATTCTCCGCCCTGAACCGGGACAAGAAGGGCGTGGAACGCAATCGCCTCTGGGAGGAATACGTACGGGTCGTCCGCACGATCCGACCCAAGGTCTTCGTGATCGAAAACGTCGTGGACTTCGTGAAATCCGACGAGTTCCTCAACCTGCTCGGGGAGGTCGGGGAGGGCGGCCAGTTGGAGGACTACGTGCTGGTCGATCCGCCCGGGCACCAGCTCGGCGAAAAGGCAGAGGTGAAGAACAAGCGCTATGTCCTGAACTCGGCGGACCACGGAGCCGTCCAGGCTCGTAAGCGCGCCATCGTCATCGGGGTCCGACGTGATGCGGTTCAGGACCGACGCATGTCCTATCCGGTCGCGACGCACAAGCAGCCGCCGAAGAGCGCCAAGGGTAACGGCGTGCAGGCCTTCGACGGGCTTGATGGCGCCGTCGGCCATTGGCAGCCCGTCGGCAGTGTCTTTGCCGAATCGAAGAAGCTCTCTATCCGGGGGACCGAACTCCCGAACAGGGAGAAGCGCATCGCCGAGATCGACTCCGAGATCGCGGGCACCTTCAGCACGACCGAGCTGCACATCGGCCGCAATCCCAAGCCGCTTTCGATAGCCCGATACAAGGCCATTCCGCCGGGCGGAAATCGGAAGGACCTGCGGGGAAAGTGGTTCACGGTCGAGGAGAGCGGAGATGTCCAGGTCTTCGACGTGCCGAATCCGCCGGGTGTGACGACCCCTGTCGAGTACCTCTCGACGGAGAGCTGGGACAGGCACACCAACGGAACGGGCGACGTCATGGGTCGACTTCGCACGAGTGCTCCGTCCGTGACTATTCGGACGGAATTCTTCAAGCCCGAGAAGGGCCGCTACCTCCACCCCACGGAGCTGCGTCCGATCACGCACTACGAGGCGGCGCGCATCCAGGGATTCCCCAGGACGTTCCGTTGGTGCGGGAGCAAGAACGAGATCGCCACCCAGATCGGGAACGCCGTTCCCATCCCACTCGGAACGGCGATCGCCTCGGCGATCCACGCCTTTCTCCGGGGGTAG
- a CDS encoding glutamate--cysteine ligase → MIEPGTSTTSTSSPTDTVPLTVGVEEEFLLVDARTFRVVPAAPLVLDTAAGLPQELHPEGTRYQVEISTPVADSAITLRAELAALRRTLARAARTHGCRLLAAPSPVVAVEGPLHLTDDEPRQREQHRRFGALTDTLVSCGRHIHIGTLDVDTAVAVSNRVRPWLPTLIALAANSPFWGGRDTGHASWRAMAWSGWPSAGLPPHFTSTAHFRRSVQTLLGSGAALDTKMVYWDLRPSGHWPTLEIRAPDMSPAIDTAVLQAELARALVAVALREIAEHRPEPALRDDVLRLARWRAAHDGLEGFGLDPYTGAELPAADLAEALLDHVAPALAAAGDLDHAAKTMGDLLRDGSGAHRQRAAFARRQDLTDVLRHLTDETENF, encoded by the coding sequence GTGATCGAACCTGGCACCAGCACCACGAGCACCAGCTCCCCGACCGACACGGTCCCCCTCACCGTCGGGGTCGAGGAGGAGTTCCTCCTCGTCGACGCCCGTACCTTCCGGGTGGTCCCGGCCGCCCCGCTCGTCCTCGACACGGCCGCCGGGCTTCCGCAGGAGCTGCACCCCGAGGGCACCCGCTACCAGGTGGAGATCTCCACCCCGGTCGCCGACTCGGCCATCACCCTGCGGGCGGAGCTCGCCGCACTGCGGCGGACCCTCGCCCGGGCGGCCCGCACGCACGGCTGCCGACTGCTGGCCGCCCCGTCGCCGGTCGTGGCCGTGGAGGGGCCGCTGCACCTGACCGACGACGAGCCGCGCCAGCGCGAGCAGCACCGGCGGTTCGGCGCGCTCACCGACACCCTGGTCAGCTGCGGCCGGCACATCCACATCGGCACCCTCGACGTGGACACGGCGGTCGCGGTGTCGAACCGGGTCAGGCCGTGGCTGCCCACGCTGATCGCGCTGGCCGCCAACTCCCCGTTCTGGGGCGGCCGTGACACGGGTCACGCCAGCTGGCGGGCGATGGCCTGGTCGGGCTGGCCGTCGGCGGGGCTGCCCCCGCACTTCACGTCCACGGCCCACTTCCGGCGCTCGGTGCAGACCCTGCTCGGCTCCGGGGCGGCCCTCGACACCAAGATGGTCTACTGGGACCTCCGGCCGTCCGGGCACTGGCCCACGCTGGAGATCCGGGCTCCGGACATGTCCCCGGCCATCGACACGGCCGTCCTCCAGGCGGAGCTGGCCCGCGCCCTGGTGGCGGTGGCGCTCCGGGAGATCGCCGAGCACCGCCCGGAACCCGCGCTACGGGACGACGTGCTCCGCCTCGCCCGGTGGCGGGCCGCCCACGACGGGCTGGAGGGCTTCGGCCTGGACCCGTACACGGGCGCGGAGCTCCCGGCGGCCGACCTCGCGGAGGCCCTGCTCGACCACGTCGCCCCGGCACTGGCCGCCGCCGGCGATCTCGACCACGCGGCGAAGACGATGGGCGACCTGCTCCGCGACGGCTCGGGCGCCCACCGCCAACGCGCGGCCTTCGCCCGCCGCCAGGACCTGACGGACGTCCTGCGCCACCTGACGGACGAAACGGAGAACTTCTAG
- a CDS encoding class II glutamine amidotransferase, giving the protein MCRWLAYSGSPLLLDTILYKPAHSLIDQSLHSKLGVETTNGDGFGVGWYTDHAGTPAVLRDVGPAWNNRNLREIADHVQSPLFFAHIRASTGTAVQQTNCHPFRHGRWLWMHNGAISGFHLMRRELCLLVDPALFTDIEGTTDSEVMFYLAVTFGLEQDPPGAVARMAGVVERIGHERGVEFPLQMTVAVTDGESVWAFRYSSKGESRSLFYSSRVDSLRRLHPDMAFLQEVSDETRLVVSEPLGDLPGAWNQVPESSYGVVRPGADALFPFAPQAA; this is encoded by the coding sequence ATGTGCCGATGGCTCGCGTACTCGGGTTCACCCCTTCTGCTCGACACCATCCTGTACAAGCCGGCGCACTCGCTGATCGACCAGAGCCTGCACTCGAAACTGGGTGTGGAGACGACGAACGGCGACGGCTTCGGCGTCGGGTGGTACACGGATCACGCCGGTACTCCGGCGGTCCTGCGGGACGTGGGGCCCGCCTGGAACAACCGCAACCTGCGGGAGATCGCCGATCACGTGCAGTCCCCCCTGTTCTTCGCCCACATCCGGGCGTCGACCGGAACGGCGGTGCAGCAGACGAACTGCCACCCCTTCCGGCACGGCCGCTGGCTGTGGATGCACAACGGGGCCATCTCCGGGTTCCACCTGATGCGCCGGGAACTGTGCCTGCTCGTCGACCCCGCGCTGTTCACCGACATCGAGGGAACGACGGACTCCGAGGTGATGTTCTACCTCGCCGTCACCTTCGGCCTGGAGCAGGACCCGCCGGGCGCCGTGGCGCGGATGGCCGGAGTCGTGGAGCGCATCGGACACGAGCGGGGCGTGGAGTTCCCGCTGCAGATGACGGTGGCCGTGACCGACGGCGAGAGCGTCTGGGCCTTCCGCTACTCCAGCAAGGGCGAATCCAGGTCGCTGTTCTACAGCAGCCGGGTGGACAGCCTGCGCAGGCTCCACCCCGACATGGCGTTCCTCCAGGAGGTCTCGGACGAGACCCGCCTCGTCGTCTCCGAGCCCCTCGGCGATCTGCCCGGCGCCTGGAACCAGGTACCGGAGAGCAGTTACGGCGTCGTGCGGCCGGGCGCGGACGCGTTGTTCCCCTTCGCTCCTCAGGCGGCCTGA